A portion of the Candidatus Methanoperedens sp. genome contains these proteins:
- a CDS encoding DUF58 domain-containing protein, whose translation MIDTSFFKELDRFSFMVRKRVSTAYSGSRRSILKGRGMEPVSYREYTQGDDFKTIDWKVYGRTEKLYVKEFEEEKSLTTHILLDTSKSMDFRNKFEYAAMMALGFAYLVTKDNEKFAVATFAEEINITKPKRGRKYLSLTIDLLNSIQLLGKTRFDYCMEKYASVIRSRSLVFIISDFMTDIEAIKNSIFRLGDNELVLIQVLDPLERSLDLGGEAKLIDLETDAKMDIYTSPRLRAEYQQRLNDHIAKIRETCITVGADFHIVTADKPIFDSIFEVVNSREAGKI comes from the coding sequence ATGATAGACACCTCATTCTTTAAAGAACTTGACCGCTTCTCATTCATGGTGCGTAAACGCGTATCCACTGCATACAGTGGAAGCAGGCGCTCTATACTCAAAGGCAGGGGAATGGAGCCTGTAAGCTACCGTGAATACACGCAGGGAGACGATTTCAAGACCATAGACTGGAAAGTTTACGGGCGAACTGAAAAACTTTATGTAAAGGAATTCGAGGAAGAAAAAAGCTTAACCACACATATACTGCTTGATACCAGCAAGAGTATGGATTTTCGCAATAAATTCGAATATGCAGCGATGATGGCGCTTGGATTTGCATATCTTGTAACCAAGGATAATGAGAAATTCGCGGTTGCAACGTTTGCTGAAGAGATAAATATCACAAAACCCAAACGGGGCAGAAAATATCTTTCACTTACAATTGATCTTCTTAACAGCATCCAGCTTCTTGGAAAAACACGTTTTGATTATTGCATGGAAAAATATGCAAGCGTTATAAGATCAAGGTCACTCGTCTTTATAATTTCTGATTTTATGACGGATATAGAAGCTATCAAGAATTCCATATTCAGGCTCGGTGATAATGAACTTGTGCTTATACAGGTGCTTGACCCTCTTGAGAGAAGTCTTGACCTTGGCGGAGAAGCAAAATTGATCGACCTTGAGACAGATGCAAAAATGGATATATACACAAGCCCCAGGCTTCGTGCCGAGTACCAGCAGAGATTAAATGACCATATTGCAAAGATCAGGGAAACCTGTATAACGGTAGGGGCTGATTTTCATATTGTGACTGCTGATAAGCCGATCTTCGATTCAATATTTGAAGTTGTGAACTCCAGGGAAGCGGGGAAAATATAG
- a CDS encoding VWA domain-containing protein: MAFTIPQFENPYILLLISPLILAGLYYIRKGVSKWIIFSRVIILSLLVIALASPYSLGITTVRDDTPRITVISDNTFSMDLFNKDAGKKIFDALQPRTPTKFREFAGIKSPIGDEVIGASENNNLLLVTDGNANYGKDLFDAISLVSQAGTKVFAVKQKPIHNDASVEIVSAKNIIIGNENVFNVVVRQAGTYIVYRLDVEIDGKSVMSETFSQTEREKVIPVTGAFKNLGSHKMKATITPSGEDRFQLNNVFYKSIFVVPKPKLLAVTGDTGSPLYTITNSLYDVTTVSSLPPDLSPYKTVIVDNKGANELPAENLRNYVGNGGGLVVVGGELSYDRGAYNNSPVEAILPIISRAGEFKGGRNVIILIDSSGSTGIGSPSPISLIDANAISIIRGIGQDSRVGVVAFSGITKQTNILSMSSEANKAELESFVSEIGPGTRGGENPTDLDKGLRASDELLNSVTGTKEIIVISDGLIDPKGLTQTKNTVLDLVAKETKIQFIQILLPTNAKIPNDNYDILAKAASTDVILLYPDERASTLIGEGPSSTPAPAQTPSVTYEYPLTIVDANHFITKYINISASITGYNDVIPKLGTDRLVATSRGKPILTTWGFGLGRVVSFTTDNGNPSGDPSRPWASEIYSGENSRLISSMINWAIGDPRPKEGDVIQAEDIWAGTAGRVIVTSNKQPPVVQLDGAPLDLSRTGPTTYETTINLETGDFHDISGYGIAVNYPLEYREIGFNDKLNDVIASNGGRVYNEDEVQGLMFLDIKEKAVRTVNEPKSEKKPYLLAALVLFLAEVVIRRLKDYRKDRPVIEENPPRVASVAEEVVQ, translated from the coding sequence ATGGCTTTCACGATACCCCAGTTTGAGAACCCTTATATCCTTTTACTTATCAGCCCCCTGATCCTTGCAGGGTTGTATTATATACGCAAAGGTGTTTCGAAGTGGATCATATTTTCACGCGTCATCATCCTGAGCCTTTTGGTTATTGCCCTTGCCTCGCCTTATTCGTTAGGCATAACTACGGTGCGTGACGATACACCAAGAATAACTGTGATTTCGGATAATACATTCAGCATGGACCTTTTCAATAAAGATGCCGGGAAAAAGATATTTGATGCGCTACAGCCCAGGACACCCACGAAATTCAGGGAATTCGCAGGTATCAAATCACCAATAGGCGATGAGGTGATAGGAGCCTCAGAAAACAATAATCTATTACTTGTAACAGATGGGAACGCCAATTACGGAAAAGACCTTTTCGATGCCATCTCACTTGTTTCCCAGGCAGGGACAAAAGTGTTTGCTGTGAAACAAAAACCAATCCATAATGATGCAAGTGTCGAGATTGTAAGCGCCAAGAATATCATTATCGGGAATGAAAATGTGTTTAATGTTGTTGTAAGGCAGGCAGGAACCTATATCGTTTACAGGCTTGATGTGGAGATAGATGGAAAATCAGTAATGAGCGAAACATTTTCGCAGACTGAACGGGAAAAAGTAATTCCTGTCACAGGTGCATTTAAAAATCTTGGTTCGCACAAAATGAAAGCAACCATTACGCCCAGCGGGGAAGACAGGTTCCAGTTAAACAATGTATTCTATAAATCCATATTCGTTGTGCCAAAACCAAAGTTACTTGCAGTAACGGGCGATACGGGATCGCCTCTTTATACAATTACGAATAGCCTATATGATGTTACTACCGTGAGCTCCCTGCCACCGGATCTTTCACCATATAAAACCGTGATAGTAGATAATAAGGGAGCGAATGAGTTACCTGCCGAAAACTTGCGGAATTATGTGGGAAATGGCGGCGGGCTTGTGGTTGTTGGCGGAGAATTATCATATGATCGTGGGGCTTACAATAATTCGCCGGTTGAAGCGATACTACCTATAATATCAAGGGCCGGGGAATTCAAAGGCGGAAGAAATGTTATTATCTTAATTGATTCATCGGGAAGCACTGGAATAGGGTCACCTTCGCCCATCAGTCTTATCGATGCTAATGCCATAAGCATCATCCGGGGCATTGGACAGGACAGTCGTGTCGGTGTGGTGGCATTCAGCGGTATAACAAAACAGACTAATATATTATCGATGAGTTCAGAAGCGAATAAAGCAGAACTTGAGAGTTTCGTAAGTGAGATAGGACCCGGAACAAGGGGAGGGGAGAACCCTACCGACCTTGATAAAGGACTCCGCGCTTCTGACGAATTATTGAATTCGGTGACCGGTACAAAAGAGATAATAGTCATATCTGATGGATTAATAGATCCTAAAGGTCTTACCCAGACCAAAAATACAGTATTAGATTTAGTAGCTAAAGAAACAAAAATACAATTCATTCAAATTCTCTTACCCACAAATGCAAAGATACCTAACGATAACTATGATATACTGGCAAAAGCAGCCAGCACTGATGTAATACTTTTGTATCCCGATGAACGGGCAAGCACCTTAATAGGGGAAGGCCCGTCCTCCACTCCGGCACCTGCCCAAACTCCCTCCGTAACTTACGAATATCCCCTCACGATAGTAGACGCCAACCATTTCATAACAAAATACATCAATATTTCAGCCTCGATAACAGGATATAACGACGTAATTCCAAAACTGGGCACAGACCGCCTCGTAGCAACCTCGCGCGGGAAGCCTATCCTTACAACGTGGGGCTTTGGTCTTGGCCGGGTTGTTTCCTTCACAACAGATAACGGTAATCCATCCGGTGACCCATCCAGACCCTGGGCAAGCGAGATTTATAGCGGCGAGAACTCGCGCCTTATTTCATCAATGATAAACTGGGCGATCGGGGACCCGCGCCCGAAAGAAGGAGATGTGATTCAGGCAGAGGATATCTGGGCCGGAACAGCAGGCAGGGTCATTGTCACATCAAACAAGCAACCTCCGGTCGTGCAACTTGACGGCGCGCCTCTTGATCTTTCAAGGACAGGGCCTACCACATACGAAACAACGATCAATCTTGAGACAGGGGATTTCCATGATATTTCAGGATATGGGATTGCTGTGAATTATCCCCTGGAATACAGGGAGATCGGGTTCAATGATAAACTGAATGACGTCATTGCATCAAACGGCGGACGTGTGTATAATGAAGATGAGGTCCAGGGGCTTATGTTCCTGGATATCAAGGAAAAAGCTGTGCGGACTGTGAATGAGCCAAAGAGTGAAAAAAAACCATATCTTCTTGCTGCGCTTGTGTTATTCCTGGCAGAAGTTGTGATCAGGAGGCTGAAAGATTACAGGAAAGACAGGCCTGTGATAGAGGAGAATCCACCGAGAGTGGCGTCTGTGGCTGAAGAAGTTGTGCAATAG
- a CDS encoding putative toxin-antitoxin system toxin component, PIN family: MKYRVFLDTNVFIYAYEFQESNSAEIIELLNDEKIEAVISERVLKEVYNYFRKFHNKNLADTFRRYLIETCTMILARDVKDSMDLYRGQIKEKDLEQLAVVKKYGIKYLIALDRDFNKFEEYRTPHEFIGLICEQGKESEF, encoded by the coding sequence ATGAAATATAGGGTTTTTTTAGATACTAATGTTTTCATCTATGCCTATGAGTTTCAGGAATCAAACTCGGCAGAAATTATAGAACTCCTGAACGATGAGAAAATAGAAGCAGTGATATCGGAGCGGGTGTTGAAAGAAGTATATAATTACTTCAGAAAATTTCACAACAAAAACCTTGCAGATACCTTTAGAAGATATCTTATTGAAACCTGCACAATGATACTTGCAAGAGATGTTAAGGATTCTATGGACCTCTATCGAGGACAAATAAAGGAAAAAGACCTTGAGCAGTTGGCTGTAGTGAAAAAATATGGAATCAAATATCTGATAGCTCTTGATCGAGATTTTAACAAATTTGAAGAATATAGAACACCACATGAGTTCATAGGGCTGATTTGCGAACAAGGGAAAGAAAGTGAGTTTTGA